One genomic window of Quercus robur chromosome 6, dhQueRobu3.1, whole genome shotgun sequence includes the following:
- the LOC126733175 gene encoding histone H1 yields MSASAEVEQLVAAEVTVAGEPKKQAEKPIKEKKPKAPKVPKEKKPKQPKTTVHHPPYFQMIKEALLALNERSGSSPYAIAKYMEEKHKDVLPLNYKKILGLQLKNSAVRGKLIKIKASYKLSEMAKKEKVTTTTTKAAKASTEKKPRKTRATTTTKAAKKQEATKSKKAVKKVTKKVGPKKTKKSTPAKPKQPKSIKSPAAKRAKRAVA; encoded by the exons ATGTCAGCAAGCGCAGAGGTTGAGCAACTGGTCGCGGCGGAGGTCACTGTCGCCGGAGAGCCCAAGAAGCAGGCTGAAAAGCCCATTAAGGAGAAGAAGCCTAAAGCCCCTAAGGTCCCAAAGGAGAAAAAGCCTAAACAGCCCAAAACTACTGTTCATCATCCTCCATACTTTCAG ATGATCAAGGAAGCTCTGTTGGCTTTGAATGAGAGAAGTGGGTCGAGTCCATATGCTATAGCGAAGTACATGGAAGAGAAGCACAAGGATGTGCTTCCTTTGAATTACAAGAAGATTTTGGGTCTCCAATTGAAGAACTCTGCTGTGAGAGGAAAGCTTATCAAAATCAAGGCCTCGTATAAGCTATCTGAAATGGCTAAAAAGGAGAAGGTTACAACTACAACAACCAAGGCTGCAAAGGCTAGCACAGAGAAAAAGCCAAGGAAAACCAGAGCAACGACAACAACTAAGGCTGCGAAGAAACAAGAGGCTACTAAAAGTAAAAAGGCTGTGAAGAAAGTCACGAAGAAAGTTGGGCCTAAGAAGACGAAGAAATCGACTCCTGCTAAGCCCAAACAGCCCAAATCCATTAAGTCTCCTGCTGCTAAGAGAGCCAAGAGGGCCGTTGCTTGA
- the LOC126733176 gene encoding protein BASIC PENTACYSTEINE6-like has protein sequence MEHLMQTYMTIVAEKDVAVQERDMAIQELKIVLFEKEEALAERDRAIQERDAAIAEHKLILESYDALNALYFRECSMNDDKSITVSLGNGISPAPKHGHHHLSEAALSTRNVPLSDALSTSAVATGVTKSFRKGRRGAIDARKQVTTSTSSGWKDEHDFGGNGIDSQLDMSELEWETKSDLNKFNFDESTMPAPVCSCTGEVQQCYKWGNGGWQSACCTTKMSMYPLPHVPNKRRSRVGGRKMSGSVFSKLLCRLIDDGHNLSAPVDLKNHWGKHGTNRYSTIK, from the exons ATG GAGCATTTGATGCAAACGTACATGACCATTGTGGCTGAGAAGGATGTTGCTGTCCAAGAACGTGATATGGCTATCCAAGAACTAAAAATTGTGCTTTTTGAAAAGGAAGAAGCTCTTGCTGAGCGGGACAGAGCAATCCAGGAGCGGGATGCAGCAATTGCTGAACACAAACTTATATTGGAAAGCTATGATGCTCTTAATGCTTTGTACTTCAGAGAATGCTCTATGAATGATGACAAGTCAATCACAGTTTCGCTAGGAAATGGAATCTCTCCTGCACCAAAACATGGGCACCATCACTTGTCTGAAGCTGCATTATCTACTAGGAATGTTCCTCTAAGTGATGCATTATCAACTTCTGCTGTAGCTACTGGGGTCACCAAGTCTTTCAGAAAGGGCAGGAGAGGTGCCATAGATGCAAGAAAGCAGGTTACTACCTCCACATCAAGTGGATGGAAAGACGAGCATGATTTTGGTGGCAATGGGATAGACAGTCAGCTTGATATGTCAGAGCTTGAGTGGGAAACTAAATCGGATTTGAACAAGTTCAATTTTGATGAGTCCACAATGCCAGCGCCGGTTTGCTCTTGCACTGGAGAAGTTCAGCAATGCTATAAGTGGGGAAATGGTGGATGGCAATCAGCATGCTGCACAACCAAGATGTCGATGTATCCACTGCCCCATGTGCCCAATAAGCGCCGCTCCCGTGTAGGAGGCCGGAAGATGAGTGGTAGTGTCTTTTCTAAACTACTTTGTCGGCTTATTGATGATGGTCATAACTTGTCTGCTCCAGTAGACCTTAAGAATCACTGGGGCAAGCACGGGACTAATCGCTATAGTACCATCAAGTAG